One part of the Hydra vulgaris chromosome 01, alternate assembly HydraT2T_AEP genome encodes these proteins:
- the LOC136075496 gene encoding uncharacterized protein LOC136075496 isoform X1 codes for MRKRKFNMNYVWKNFKRVFLMVCLIILFKHFCSKNLNIFVGSFFFKEKEHHPATGTTTTAVVTATTTTTTTTTTLKTFSKNISYFQKSYCHRKFGKIAIVTLITNNGYEAVVNNALVSMNCYAKMRCYAYYLFKFDEKLKKFYPNLNSRLYESCLQLPFLFIRHCLVLNTLMAYDYVAHTDGDTGVVNPNHCFEEYIIPGVDIFHLERFHSGEIQAGHYIVKNTEFSKTYLSNFIDSHKKFKDVVDNSLLYFPLAENTMNDNDWNQCKGILLTILLKNNNGNIFASYDDFKKCVKQKWGKQRHFKKIIVYRRSQDFARDGWLTKFTWSDVDFMIHAMKYQDDVLFERKLSHLDCSTDNEWILPLKNSFYISNIESMREIWLKTDILETFLRDNFDNLNCWPNCPYNLE; via the coding sequence atgagaaaaagaaaatttaacatgAATTACgtttggaaaaattttaaaagagtatttttaatggtttgtttaataatactttttaaacacttttgttcaaaaaatttaaacatttttgttggaagtttttttttcaaagaaaaagagCATCACCCAGCAACaggaacaacaacaacagcagttgtaacagcaacaacaacaacaacaacaacaacaacgactttaaaaaccttttcaaaaaatatttcttattttcagAAATCATACTGTCATCGTAAATTTGGCAAAATAGCGATTGTAACGTTAATTACCAATAATGGTTATGAAGCAGTTGTTAACAACGCTTTAGTTTCGATGAACTGTTATGCTAAAATGAGGTGTTACGcctattacttatttaaatttgatgaaaaattaaaaaagttttatccaAATTTAAACAGCAGGTTATATGAGTCATGTTTGCAGCTTCCGTTTCTATTTATAAGACACTGTCTTGTATTAAACACTCTTATGGCTTATGATTACGTAGCTCATACTGATGGCGACACTGGCGTTGTTAACCCTAATCATTGCTTTGAGGAATATATTATACCAGGAgttgatatttttcatttagaaCGATTTCATTCAGGCGAAATACAGGCTGGTCATTACATTGTTAAAAACActgaattttcaaaaacatatttaagtaACTTTATTGATTctcacaaaaaatttaaagacgtAGTCGATAACTCACTTTTGTATTTTCCTCTTGCTGAGAACACAATGAATGACAATGATTGGAATCAGTGCAAAGGTATCCTTCTgacaattcttttaaaaaataataatggcaaCATTTTTGCTTCTtatgatgattttaaaaagtgtgtaaaacaaaaatgggGTAAacaaagacattttaaaaaaatcatagtttATCGCCGCAGTCAAGATTTTGCTAGAGATGGTTGGTTAACTAAATTTACATGGTCAGATGTTGATTTTATGATTCATGCAATGAAATATCAAGATGATGTGTTATTTGAAAGAAAACTATCACATTTGGACTGTAGTACCGACAATGAGTGGATTCTTCcattgaaaaatagtttttacatttCCAATATCGAATCGATGAGGGAAATCTGGttaaaaacagatattttaGAAACCTTTTTACGAGataactttgataatttaaattgctGGCCAAATTGCCCTTATAATTTagagtaa
- the LOC136075496 gene encoding uncharacterized protein LOC136075496 isoform X2, with protein sequence MRKRKFNMNYVWKNFKRVFLMKSYCHRKFGKIAIVTLITNNGYEAVVNNALVSMNCYAKMRCYAYYLFKFDEKLKKFYPNLNSRLYESCLQLPFLFIRHCLVLNTLMAYDYVAHTDGDTGVVNPNHCFEEYIIPGVDIFHLERFHSGEIQAGHYIVKNTEFSKTYLSNFIDSHKKFKDVVDNSLLYFPLAENTMNDNDWNQCKGILLTILLKNNNGNIFASYDDFKKCVKQKWGKQRHFKKIIVYRRSQDFARDGWLTKFTWSDVDFMIHAMKYQDDVLFERKLSHLDCSTDNEWILPLKNSFYISNIESMREIWLKTDILETFLRDNFDNLNCWPNCPYNLE encoded by the exons atgagaaaaagaaaatttaacatgAATTACgtttggaaaaattttaaaagagtatttttaatg AAATCATACTGTCATCGTAAATTTGGCAAAATAGCGATTGTAACGTTAATTACCAATAATGGTTATGAAGCAGTTGTTAACAACGCTTTAGTTTCGATGAACTGTTATGCTAAAATGAGGTGTTACGcctattacttatttaaatttgatgaaaaattaaaaaagttttatccaAATTTAAACAGCAGGTTATATGAGTCATGTTTGCAGCTTCCGTTTCTATTTATAAGACACTGTCTTGTATTAAACACTCTTATGGCTTATGATTACGTAGCTCATACTGATGGCGACACTGGCGTTGTTAACCCTAATCATTGCTTTGAGGAATATATTATACCAGGAgttgatatttttcatttagaaCGATTTCATTCAGGCGAAATACAGGCTGGTCATTACATTGTTAAAAACActgaattttcaaaaacatatttaagtaACTTTATTGATTctcacaaaaaatttaaagacgtAGTCGATAACTCACTTTTGTATTTTCCTCTTGCTGAGAACACAATGAATGACAATGATTGGAATCAGTGCAAAGGTATCCTTCTgacaattcttttaaaaaataataatggcaaCATTTTTGCTTCTtatgatgattttaaaaagtgtgtaaaacaaaaatgggGTAAacaaagacattttaaaaaaatcatagtttATCGCCGCAGTCAAGATTTTGCTAGAGATGGTTGGTTAACTAAATTTACATGGTCAGATGTTGATTTTATGATTCATGCAATGAAATATCAAGATGATGTGTTATTTGAAAGAAAACTATCACATTTGGACTGTAGTACCGACAATGAGTGGATTCTTCcattgaaaaatagtttttacatttCCAATATCGAATCGATGAGGGAAATCTGGttaaaaacagatattttaGAAACCTTTTTACGAGataactttgataatttaaattgctGGCCAAATTGCCCTTATAATTTagagtaa